Proteins from a single region of Pseudomonas sp. BSw22131:
- a CDS encoding heavy metal translocating P-type ATPase, with protein MSDSAHKPTPHNHAAHNHADHDHDHDHDHDHDHDHDHGAAPTPQPGKFTPVHKHDAHSCCSHDTDAPAVVTFGAQSATGGQLSSFRIEAMDCPTEQTLIQNKLGKMAGIQKLEFNLINRVLGVWHELPSTDPIREAIGSLGMQADLIDKGADNETASLPPAKKPWWPLALSGVAALASEVIHFTNAAPTWVVAVIALVAIFSGGLTTYKKGWIALKNFNLNINALMSIAVTGAVLIGQWPEAAMVMFLFTVAELIEAKSLDRARNAIGGLMQLTPDTATVQHNGQWVEVDARQIELGAVVRVKPGERIGLDGEVVSGSSSVDQAPITGESLPVEKTIGDKVFAGTINQAGALEFKVTAAANNSTLARIIHAVEAAQGARAPTQRFVDSFSKIYTPAVFVLALAIAIIPPLFMGALWFDWIYRALVLLVVACPCALVISTPVTIVSGLAAAARKGILIKGGVYLEMGYKLDVIALDKTGTITHGKPVQTDYVLLDEAFGDKAQAVSISLAARSDHPVSLAIAKASQPESHLEVRDFEALGGRGVKGEVDGRVYHLGNHRLVHESGLCSPELEASLEALEVQGKTVVLLFDQTGPLALFAVADTVKDSSRQAIAQLHEMGIKTLMLTGDNPHTAKAIAEQVGIDQAQGNLLPADKLAAIEGLYAKNHRVGMVGDGINDAPALARSEIGFAMAAAGTDTAIETADVALMDDDLRKIPAFIQLSRQTSRILKQNIALALVIKLIFLVVTFAGMATMWMAVFADMGVSLLVVFNGLRLLRK; from the coding sequence ATGAGTGACTCAGCACACAAACCAACGCCTCACAATCACGCTGCGCACAATCATGCCGACCATGACCATGACCATGACCATGACCATGACCATGACCATGACCATGACCATGGCGCTGCGCCGACTCCTCAGCCTGGCAAGTTCACGCCTGTGCATAAGCACGATGCTCATTCCTGCTGCTCGCACGACACCGACGCGCCTGCGGTAGTGACCTTTGGCGCCCAGTCGGCGACCGGCGGCCAACTGAGCAGCTTCCGCATCGAGGCCATGGACTGCCCGACCGAGCAGACCTTGATCCAGAACAAACTGGGCAAGATGGCAGGGATTCAGAAGCTTGAATTCAATCTGATCAATCGCGTCCTGGGTGTTTGGCACGAACTGCCCTCCACCGACCCTATCCGTGAGGCCATTGGCTCGCTGGGGATGCAGGCTGACCTGATCGACAAGGGCGCCGACAACGAAACCGCTTCGCTGCCACCCGCGAAAAAACCGTGGTGGCCGCTGGCATTGTCCGGCGTCGCAGCACTGGCGTCGGAGGTCATCCATTTCACCAACGCTGCGCCGACCTGGGTGGTGGCAGTGATCGCGCTGGTGGCGATCTTCAGCGGCGGCCTTACCACCTACAAAAAGGGCTGGATCGCCCTCAAGAACTTCAACCTCAACATCAATGCGTTGATGAGCATCGCGGTGACGGGTGCGGTGTTGATTGGTCAGTGGCCGGAAGCGGCGATGGTCATGTTTCTGTTTACGGTGGCGGAACTGATCGAAGCCAAGTCCCTGGACCGGGCGCGCAATGCGATTGGCGGATTGATGCAACTGACGCCCGATACGGCGACGGTTCAGCACAATGGCCAGTGGGTTGAGGTCGACGCCAGGCAGATCGAGCTGGGCGCAGTGGTGCGGGTCAAGCCAGGCGAGCGGATTGGTCTGGACGGCGAAGTCGTTTCCGGCAGCTCCAGCGTCGATCAGGCGCCGATCACAGGTGAAAGCCTGCCAGTCGAGAAAACCATCGGTGACAAAGTCTTCGCCGGCACCATCAACCAGGCGGGTGCGCTGGAATTCAAGGTAACCGCCGCGGCGAATAACTCGACGCTGGCGCGCATTATTCATGCGGTCGAAGCCGCGCAAGGTGCGCGCGCGCCGACGCAGCGGTTCGTCGACAGTTTTTCGAAGATCTACACCCCGGCCGTATTCGTCCTGGCGTTGGCAATTGCGATCATCCCGCCGTTGTTCATGGGCGCTTTGTGGTTCGACTGGATCTATCGTGCGCTGGTATTGCTGGTCGTCGCTTGCCCGTGTGCGCTGGTGATTTCCACGCCAGTGACCATCGTCAGCGGTCTGGCTGCAGCCGCGCGCAAAGGCATTTTGATCAAAGGCGGCGTGTACCTGGAGATGGGGTACAAGCTCGACGTTATCGCGTTGGACAAGACAGGCACGATTACCCACGGCAAGCCGGTGCAGACCGACTACGTGCTGCTCGATGAGGCTTTCGGCGATAAGGCACAGGCTGTTTCGATCAGCTTGGCAGCACGCTCCGATCACCCGGTTTCACTGGCGATTGCCAAGGCGTCGCAACCTGAATCGCACCTTGAAGTTCGGGATTTTGAGGCGCTGGGCGGACGAGGCGTCAAAGGTGAAGTCGACGGTCGCGTGTATCACTTGGGCAACCACCGCTTGGTCCACGAATCGGGTCTGTGTTCACCGGAGCTTGAGGCCAGCCTCGAGGCGCTGGAAGTGCAGGGAAAAACCGTGGTTTTGTTGTTCGACCAGACCGGCCCGCTTGCCCTGTTTGCTGTGGCCGACACGGTCAAAGACAGCAGCCGCCAGGCAATTGCCCAGTTGCACGAGATGGGCATCAAAACCCTGATGCTCACCGGCGACAACCCACACACCGCCAAGGCCATTGCTGAGCAGGTTGGGATTGATCAGGCGCAGGGCAACTTGCTGCCAGCCGACAAGTTGGCAGCCATTGAAGGGCTGTACGCAAAGAACCATCGAGTGGGCATGGTTGGCGATGGCATCAACGACGCGCCTGCGCTGGCTCGCTCGGAAATCGGTTTCGCCATGGCCGCAGCCGGTACCGACACCGCCATCGAAACCGCCGACGTGGCGCTGATGGATGACGACCTGCGCAAGATTCCGGCGTTTATCCAGCTGTCACGCCAGACATCTCGCATCCTCAAGCAAAACATCGCCCTGGCGCTGGTGATAAAACTCATCTTCCTGGTCGTGACCTTCGCCGGCATGGCAACGATGTGGATGGCCGTGTTCGCCGACATGGGCGTGAGTTTGCTGGTTGTGTTCAATGGGTTGAGGTTGTTGAGGAAGTAG
- the hutG gene encoding N-formylglutamate deformylase, translating to MDNVLSFTRGSLPLLISMPHPGLKLTETVKAGLVVDALSLPDTDWHIPRLYDFAQEMGASVLAAEYSRFVIDLNRPSDDTPLYAGATTGLFPATLFEGDPLFHEGLAPSKAERATYLEHIWTPYHDTLQQELERLRDEFGYALLFDAHSIRGHIPHLFDGLLSDFNLGTFNGTSCDETLARKLEATCAEAGDHYSHVLNGRFKGGHITRHYGNPANHIHAVQLELTQSTYMDEFVPFHYRPDLADPTRVVLKALLQAMIEWGREKYGK from the coding sequence GTGGACAACGTTCTGAGTTTTACGCGCGGCAGCCTGCCATTGCTGATCAGCATGCCGCATCCCGGCCTGAAGCTGACTGAAACGGTCAAAGCCGGGCTGGTGGTCGACGCGCTCAGCCTGCCGGACACCGACTGGCACATCCCGCGCCTCTATGACTTCGCCCAAGAGATGGGCGCCAGCGTATTGGCCGCCGAGTATTCGCGCTTCGTCATCGACCTCAACCGCCCGTCCGACGACACACCGTTGTACGCTGGCGCGACCACCGGATTATTTCCGGCCACGCTGTTCGAAGGTGATCCGTTGTTCCACGAAGGGCTGGCACCGAGCAAAGCAGAGCGCGCAACGTATCTGGAGCACATCTGGACGCCTTACCACGACACGCTGCAGCAAGAGCTTGAGCGGTTACGCGACGAATTCGGCTACGCGCTGCTGTTCGATGCACACTCGATCCGCGGCCACATTCCCCATCTGTTCGACGGCCTCCTGTCGGATTTCAACCTCGGCACGTTCAATGGCACCAGTTGTGATGAAACCCTCGCCCGCAAGCTCGAAGCGACATGCGCCGAAGCGGGTGACCACTACAGCCATGTGCTGAACGGACGCTTCAAGGGTGGCCACATCACCCGCCATTACGGCAACCCGGCCAACCACATCCATGCGGTGCAACTGGAACTGACGCAGAGCACTTATATGGATGAGTTCGTGCCCTTCCACTACCGCCCAGACCTCGCCGATCCGACGCGGGTGGTATTGAAGGCGCTGTTGCAGGCGATGATTGAGTGGGGACGGGAGAAGTACGGGAAGTAA
- the hutI gene encoding imidazolonepropionase, translating into MKTLWQHCHVASMAHGQYSIIEDAAIVTEGAHISWIGTRTEMPPQGDVQTVDLNGMWVTPGLIDCHTHTVFGGNRSGEFEQRLQGVSYAEIAAAGGGIASTVRATRAASEDQLYTSAERRLKHLLKDGVTTVEIKSGYGLDLENERKMLRVARRLGEHLPVTVRATCLAAHALPPEYKDRADDYINHICGEMLPALAAEGLVDAVDAFCEYLAFSTDQVEQVFITAGQLGLPVKLHAEQLSSLHGSSLAARYQALSADHLEFMTEEDAIAMGAAGTVAVLLPGAFYFLRETQLPPMDALRKHGVNIAIATDLNPGTSPGLSLRLMLNMACTLFRMTPEEALAGATIHAAKALGMAETHGSLEVGKVADFVAWNIERPADLAYWLGGDLEKRVVRHGIESTF; encoded by the coding sequence ATGAAAACGCTCTGGCAGCACTGTCACGTCGCGAGCATGGCGCACGGCCAATACTCGATCATCGAGGACGCCGCCATCGTGACCGAAGGCGCGCACATTTCCTGGATCGGCACGCGCACCGAAATGCCCCCTCAAGGCGATGTGCAGACCGTTGACCTGAACGGCATGTGGGTAACGCCAGGGCTGATCGACTGCCATACGCACACTGTGTTCGGTGGCAACCGCAGCGGAGAGTTCGAACAGCGGCTGCAAGGGGTGAGCTACGCCGAGATTGCAGCGGCAGGCGGCGGTATTGCCAGCACCGTGCGTGCCACCCGGGCCGCCAGTGAAGACCAGTTGTACACCAGCGCCGAGCGACGCCTGAAGCACTTGCTCAAGGACGGCGTGACCACGGTCGAGATCAAGTCCGGCTACGGCCTGGATCTGGAAAACGAACGCAAGATGCTGCGCGTCGCACGCCGTCTTGGTGAGCATCTGCCCGTAACCGTGCGGGCGACCTGCCTCGCCGCTCACGCCCTGCCCCCTGAATACAAAGACCGCGCCGACGATTACATCAACCACATCTGCGGCGAAATGCTGCCAGCGCTGGCCGCTGAAGGCCTGGTGGATGCGGTGGACGCGTTCTGCGAATACCTGGCCTTCTCGACCGATCAGGTAGAACAGGTGTTCATCACGGCTGGCCAACTGGGTTTGCCGGTCAAGCTGCACGCCGAGCAATTGTCGTCGCTGCACGGCTCAAGCCTGGCGGCGCGTTATCAAGCGCTGTCAGCGGACCATCTGGAATTCATGACCGAGGAAGACGCGATCGCCATGGGCGCCGCAGGGACGGTGGCCGTGTTGCTGCCCGGAGCGTTTTACTTTCTGCGTGAAACCCAGCTACCGCCCATGGACGCCTTGCGTAAACACGGAGTGAACATCGCCATCGCCACCGACCTGAACCCCGGCACTTCGCCAGGTCTGTCGCTGCGCTTGATGCTGAACATGGCCTGCACGTTGTTCCGCATGACCCCGGAGGAAGCACTCGCGGGCGCGACCATCCATGCGGCCAAGGCGCTGGGCATGGCCGAAACCCACGGATCACTTGAGGTCGGCAAGGTCGCCGACTTCGTTGCATGGAACATCGAGCGGCCCGCAGACCTGGCCTACTGGCTGGGCGGCGATCTGGAAAAAAGGGTCGTGCGTCACGGCATCGAAAGCACTTTCTAA
- a CDS encoding amino acid permease, which produces MTTQHTALKRGLTARHIRFMALGSAIGTGLFYGSAEAIKMAGPAVLLVYLIGGAAVYMVMRALGEMAVHNPVSGSFGEYASTWLGPLAGFVLGWTYAFEMIIVCLADVTAFGIYMGFWFPDVPRWIWVLSIIFFIGALNLCSVKVFGETEFWLSLLKVGAIVAMILAGFGILLFGFGSASVDGAASVSNLWTHGGFMPNGVGGMVASLAVVMFAFGGIEIIGVTAGEAKEPQKVIPRAINAVPLRILLFYVLTLFVLMSLYPWQQIGNEGSPFVQIFDHLGIGSAATVLNIVVISAAISAINSDIFGAGRMMYGLAIQGQAPKGFAQLSANGVPWMTVVVMGAALLCGVVLNYLIPENVFLLIASIATFATVWVWLMILLTQIAMRRSMTTEQAAELKFPVPFWPVAPVVATAFMLFVFGVLGWFPDTQAALIVGAIWIVLLVIAYYVWVRPRQDSTQLESHRS; this is translated from the coding sequence ATGACTACGCAACACACCGCCCTAAAACGCGGATTGACCGCACGCCATATACGTTTCATGGCGCTCGGTTCGGCCATCGGCACAGGGCTGTTCTACGGCTCGGCCGAGGCCATCAAAATGGCGGGGCCTGCGGTGCTGCTGGTCTACCTCATCGGCGGCGCAGCGGTATACATGGTCATGCGCGCGCTGGGGGAAATGGCGGTACACAACCCGGTTTCAGGCTCATTCGGCGAGTACGCCAGTACCTGGCTTGGCCCGCTCGCAGGCTTTGTGCTGGGCTGGACCTACGCGTTCGAGATGATCATCGTCTGCCTGGCGGACGTCACCGCCTTCGGGATCTACATGGGCTTCTGGTTCCCCGACGTGCCGCGCTGGATCTGGGTGCTGAGCATCATATTTTTCATTGGCGCGCTGAACCTGTGCAGCGTCAAAGTCTTCGGTGAAACCGAGTTCTGGCTGTCGTTGCTCAAAGTCGGGGCAATCGTCGCGATGATCCTCGCAGGCTTCGGCATTCTATTATTCGGCTTCGGCTCGGCATCGGTGGATGGCGCTGCCAGTGTCAGCAACCTCTGGACCCACGGTGGGTTCATGCCCAACGGCGTCGGTGGCATGGTCGCGTCGCTGGCGGTGGTGATGTTTGCCTTCGGCGGCATTGAAATCATCGGCGTCACGGCAGGCGAAGCCAAAGAACCACAGAAGGTAATTCCGCGCGCGATCAACGCCGTGCCACTGCGAATCCTGCTGTTCTACGTGCTGACGCTGTTCGTGCTGATGTCGTTGTACCCGTGGCAGCAGATCGGCAACGAAGGCAGCCCGTTCGTCCAGATCTTCGATCACCTGGGGATCGGTTCAGCGGCGACTGTGCTTAACATCGTGGTCATCTCGGCGGCGATTTCCGCCATCAACAGCGACATTTTTGGCGCCGGCCGCATGATGTATGGCCTGGCGATACAGGGTCAGGCCCCCAAGGGGTTCGCGCAGCTTTCAGCCAACGGCGTGCCGTGGATGACAGTCGTGGTGATGGGCGCAGCGTTGCTGTGCGGCGTGGTGCTCAACTACCTGATCCCGGAAAACGTCTTTCTGCTGATCGCCTCCATCGCGACGTTCGCCACTGTCTGGGTATGGCTGATGATCCTGCTGACGCAAATCGCAATGCGCCGTTCGATGACCACCGAGCAGGCCGCCGAACTGAAATTCCCGGTGCCGTTCTGGCCGGTAGCGCCGGTCGTGGCAACCGCGTTCATGCTGTTCGTATTCGGCGTGCTGGGCTGGTTCCCGGATACGCAGGCAGCGCTGATTGTCGGCGCGATCTGGATCGTGTTGTTGGTGATCGCGTATTACGTGTGGGTCAGGCCCAGGCAGGACTCGACCCAACTTGAATCGCACCGCTCATGA
- the hutH gene encoding histidine ammonia-lyase, whose product MATTLNLIPGQLTLAQLRAIYQQPVTLSLDSSADQQIEDSVACVEQILAENRTAYGINTGFGLLASTRIASADLESLQRSLVLSHAAGVGQPISDELVRLIMVLKVNSLSRGFSGIRRKVINALIALINAEVYPHIPLKGSVGASGDLAPLAHMSLVLLGEGKARHNGQWLNAAEALAIAGLEPLTLAAKEGLALLNGTQVSTAYALRGLFEGEDLFAGALACGALTVEAVLGSRSPFDARIHAARGQRGQIDAAAAYRDLLGDGSEVSDSHRDCDKVQDPYSLRCQPQVMGACLTQLRQAADVLAVEANAVSDNPLVFAAEGEVISGGNFHAEPVAMAADNLALALAEIGSLSERRISLMMDKHMSQLPPFLVANGGVNSGFMIAQVTAAALASENKALAHPHSVDSIPTSANQEDHVSMAPAAGKRLWEMAENTRGVLAVEWLAACQGLDLRNGLKTSIKLEKARAALRAQVPFYEKDRFFAPDIDAAIQLLASQCLNALAPADLLPSL is encoded by the coding sequence CTGGCGACCACACTGAACCTGATCCCCGGCCAACTGACCCTGGCGCAACTGCGCGCGATCTATCAGCAGCCTGTGACCCTGAGCCTGGACAGCAGCGCCGACCAGCAGATCGAAGACAGCGTCGCCTGCGTCGAGCAGATCCTTGCCGAGAACCGCACCGCTTACGGCATCAACACCGGTTTCGGGCTGCTGGCTTCAACACGCATCGCCAGCGCCGACCTGGAAAGTCTGCAGCGCTCGCTGGTGCTTTCCCATGCGGCAGGCGTTGGCCAGCCGATCAGCGACGAACTGGTGCGCCTGATCATGGTGCTCAAGGTCAACAGCCTGAGCCGAGGCTTTTCCGGCATCCGTCGCAAGGTGATCAACGCGTTGATCGCACTGATCAACGCCGAGGTCTATCCGCACATTCCGCTCAAGGGTTCGGTCGGCGCATCCGGCGACCTGGCACCACTGGCGCACATGTCACTGGTACTGCTCGGCGAAGGCAAGGCACGCCACAACGGCCAATGGCTGAACGCGGCAGAAGCATTGGCGATTGCCGGGCTTGAACCGCTGACACTGGCGGCAAAAGAGGGCCTGGCGTTGCTCAACGGCACGCAGGTGTCGACTGCTTACGCCTTGCGTGGCCTGTTTGAAGGTGAAGATTTATTCGCCGGTGCTTTGGCCTGTGGCGCGTTGACGGTTGAAGCGGTGCTTGGTTCGCGCTCGCCCTTTGATGCGCGCATCCACGCGGCACGCGGTCAACGTGGTCAGATCGATGCAGCGGCGGCGTATCGCGATTTGCTTGGCGACGGCAGCGAAGTGTCCGACTCCCATCGAGACTGCGACAAAGTGCAAGACCCATACTCCCTGCGTTGCCAACCGCAAGTCATGGGCGCCTGTCTGACGCAGCTGCGTCAGGCCGCCGACGTGCTGGCGGTCGAAGCCAACGCTGTTTCGGACAACCCACTGGTGTTTGCGGCTGAGGGTGAGGTGATCTCCGGCGGTAACTTCCACGCCGAACCGGTGGCAATGGCCGCTGACAATCTGGCCTTGGCACTGGCAGAAATCGGGTCGCTGAGCGAGCGTCGCATTTCACTGATGATGGACAAGCACATGTCTCAGCTGCCGCCGTTCCTGGTGGCCAATGGCGGCGTGAACTCAGGCTTCATGATCGCGCAGGTCACCGCTGCGGCGCTGGCCAGCGAGAACAAGGCGTTGGCGCACCCGCACAGCGTCGACAGCATCCCGACTTCGGCCAACCAGGAAGACCACGTGTCGATGGCGCCGGCGGCCGGCAAGCGCTTATGGGAAATGGCAGAAAACACCCGTGGCGTTCTTGCCGTAGAATGGCTCGCCGCGTGCCAGGGCCTGGACCTGCGCAACGGGCTAAAAACCTCGATCAAGCTGGAAAAAGCCCGTGCCGCCTTGCGCGCTCAGGTGCCGTTCTATGAGAAGGACCGCTTCTTCGCGCCGGACATCGACGCGGCCATCCAGTTGCTCGCTTCACAATGCCTGAATGCCCTGGCACCTGCGGACCTGCTTCCAAGCCTTTGA
- a CDS encoding HAL/PAL/TAL family ammonia-lyase — protein sequence MSRAEQIIIGDAPLGWQDVVAVARHGARLELSPNAWARIDNAQGIVQRIVVSGERAYGVNTGLGGLCNVLLEGEQLSRLSRNTLLSHACGVGLPLPDEQTRAITCAAIINYSQGKSGIHRQVVEALLALLNHRITPQVPSQGSVGYLTHMAHIGVALLGVGQVSYRGQVISALQALSEESFSPVVLGAKDGLCLVNGTPCMTGLSCLAIADVQRLTQWADIIGAMTFEALRGQLDAFDETIIGLKAHPGMQQVGRNLRGLLAGSEVLELSKGIRTQDALSIRSIPQVHGATRDQLAHATRQIEIELNSATDNPLLLGTPEAYRVVSQANPHGQSVAMAADLLAIAMAELGSIAERRLDRLINPAVSGLPAFLVTQPGVNSGMMIVQYVAASLCAENRQLAQPAVIDNYVTSGLQEDHLSMGTSAALKLHKVLENVTQILAIEYLLAAQAFEFFKEQRFGVGTDIAWQLLRERVPAYDEDRWLAPDIASSVTLLKNEESLQTIFRACHGQSSISSRAPSTNSAGQAGASSGRPTDINEGVAS from the coding sequence ATGTCGCGAGCTGAGCAGATCATCATCGGTGATGCCCCTTTGGGTTGGCAGGACGTCGTTGCGGTCGCCCGTCACGGTGCGCGGCTTGAACTGTCGCCCAACGCCTGGGCGCGCATCGACAATGCGCAAGGTATCGTCCAGCGCATCGTCGTCAGCGGCGAGCGCGCCTATGGCGTCAACACCGGGCTGGGCGGGTTGTGCAACGTGCTGCTGGAAGGCGAGCAACTGAGCCGGCTGTCACGCAACACCTTGCTCAGCCACGCGTGCGGCGTCGGTTTACCGTTGCCCGATGAACAGACTCGCGCCATTACCTGCGCCGCGATCATCAATTACAGCCAGGGTAAATCCGGCATTCATCGGCAGGTCGTCGAAGCCCTGTTGGCGTTGCTCAACCATCGGATTACCCCGCAGGTGCCCTCACAAGGTTCGGTGGGCTATCTGACCCACATGGCGCACATTGGGGTCGCGTTGCTGGGCGTCGGTCAGGTGAGCTATCGCGGGCAGGTCATTTCGGCGCTACAGGCATTGAGCGAAGAAAGTTTTTCGCCTGTGGTGCTGGGCGCCAAAGACGGGCTTTGCCTGGTCAACGGCACCCCGTGCATGACCGGCCTCAGCTGCCTGGCGATTGCCGACGTTCAACGGCTGACGCAGTGGGCCGACATCATCGGCGCCATGACCTTTGAAGCGCTGCGCGGCCAGCTCGACGCATTCGATGAAACCATCATCGGCCTCAAAGCCCATCCGGGCATGCAACAGGTCGGCAGAAACCTGCGCGGCTTGTTGGCGGGCAGCGAAGTGCTTGAGCTGAGCAAAGGCATTCGCACGCAGGATGCGCTCAGCATCCGCTCGATTCCGCAGGTGCACGGCGCCACGCGTGACCAGTTGGCTCACGCCACCCGACAGATCGAAATCGAACTGAACTCGGCCACCGATAACCCGTTGCTGCTTGGCACGCCCGAGGCTTATCGCGTGGTGTCGCAAGCCAACCCGCACGGGCAGTCAGTGGCGATGGCGGCGGACCTGCTGGCGATTGCGATGGCAGAGCTGGGTTCGATAGCCGAGCGCCGCCTGGACCGTCTGATCAACCCCGCTGTCAGCGGCTTGCCGGCGTTTCTGGTCACCCAGCCGGGGGTCAACTCGGGAATGATGATTGTGCAATACGTCGCCGCCTCGCTGTGCGCCGAAAATCGCCAGTTGGCGCAACCTGCGGTGATCGACAACTACGTCACCTCCGGCCTTCAGGAAGACCACCTGAGCATGGGCACCAGCGCTGCACTGAAGCTGCACAAAGTGCTGGAAAACGTCACGCAGATCCTTGCCATCGAGTATCTGCTGGCGGCCCAGGCGTTCGAATTTTTCAAGGAGCAGCGTTTCGGCGTTGGCACCGACATCGCCTGGCAATTGCTGCGCGAACGTGTGCCCGCTTATGACGAGGACCGCTGGCTGGCGCCTGATATCGCCAGCAGCGTGACCCTGCTCAAAAACGAAGAATCACTTCAAACGATTTTCCGCGCCTGCCACGGACAATCATCAATCAGCAGTCGGGCTCCGAGCACCAACAGTGCAGGGCAAGCAGGAGCCAGCTCAGGGCGCCCGACCGACATTAACGAAGGAGTAGCATCGTGA
- a CDS encoding quaternary amine ABC transporter ATP-binding protein, producing the protein MTSAEFNTPHGDTPNKIVVKNVYKIFGNRYKDALSMVQQQKSKDQVLAETGCVVGVNDLSLSIAAGEIFVIMGLSGSGKSTLVRHFNRLIDPTSGQILVDGEDILTYDMEALRNFRRHKISMVFQSFGLLPHKTVADNVSYGLKVRGETKAVCDERAQHWITTVGLKGYENKYPHQLSGGMRQRVGLARALAADTDIILMDEAFSALDPLIRAEMQDQLLELQSALKKTIVFITHDLDEAVRIGNRIAILKDGKLIQVGTPKEILYSPADEYVDRFVQRRVATL; encoded by the coding sequence ATGACCAGCGCTGAATTCAATACGCCACACGGCGATACGCCGAACAAGATCGTCGTCAAAAACGTCTACAAGATCTTCGGCAACCGCTACAAAGACGCGCTGAGCATGGTCCAGCAGCAAAAGTCCAAAGATCAGGTGCTGGCTGAGACGGGCTGCGTGGTGGGTGTGAACGACTTGTCGCTGTCCATCGCCGCCGGCGAGATCTTTGTGATCATGGGCCTTTCAGGCTCAGGCAAATCCACACTGGTGCGCCACTTCAACCGGCTGATCGATCCTACCAGCGGCCAGATTCTGGTCGACGGCGAAGACATCCTCACCTACGACATGGAGGCGCTGCGCAACTTCCGTCGGCACAAGATCAGCATGGTGTTTCAGAGCTTCGGTCTGCTGCCGCACAAGACCGTGGCGGACAACGTGTCCTACGGCCTGAAAGTACGCGGCGAAACCAAGGCCGTGTGCGACGAGCGTGCCCAGCACTGGATCACCACCGTGGGCCTCAAGGGCTATGAAAACAAATACCCGCATCAGCTTTCCGGCGGCATGCGCCAGCGTGTGGGTCTGGCTCGGGCACTGGCGGCGGACACCGACATCATCCTGATGGATGAGGCGTTCAGCGCTCTCGACCCCTTGATCCGCGCCGAGATGCAGGACCAGTTGCTGGAGCTGCAATCGGCGCTGAAGAAAACCATCGTCTTCATCACCCACGACCTCGACGAAGCCGTGCGCATCGGCAATCGCATCGCCATCCTCAAGGACGGCAAGTTGATCCAGGTCGGGACGCCAAAGGAAATCCTCTACTCACCCGCCGACGAATACGTTGATCGTTTCGTGCAGCGCCGCGTGGCCACCCTTTAA
- a CDS encoding ABC transporter permease, whose amino-acid sequence MFPESFTFSIANWVNDWVDKLVTNYGDVFRHISDTLLWAIVKLEGLLRIAPWWLLLAIVGGIAWHATRKFTTTAVIVGLLFLVGAVGLWDKLMQTLALMLVATFISVLIGIPLGILSARSNRLRSVLMPLLDIMQTMPSFVYLIPVLMLFGLGKVPAIFATVIYAAPPLIRLTDLGIRQVDGEVMEAINAFGANRWQQLFGVQLPLALPSIMAGINQTTMMALSMVVIASMIGARGLGEDVLIGIQTLNVGRGLEAGLAIVILAVVIDRITQAYGRPRHEANK is encoded by the coding sequence ATGTTCCCCGAGAGCTTTACGTTTTCCATCGCCAATTGGGTCAACGACTGGGTCGACAAGCTGGTCACCAATTACGGCGACGTGTTCCGGCACATCTCCGACACGCTGCTGTGGGCCATCGTCAAACTCGAAGGCCTGCTGCGCATCGCACCATGGTGGCTGTTGCTGGCCATCGTGGGCGGCATCGCCTGGCACGCCACCCGCAAATTCACCACCACGGCGGTGATTGTCGGTTTGCTGTTCCTGGTGGGCGCAGTCGGCCTGTGGGACAAGCTGATGCAAACCCTGGCGCTGATGCTGGTCGCGACCTTCATTTCGGTGCTGATCGGCATTCCGCTGGGCATTCTTTCGGCGCGCAGCAACCGCCTGCGTTCGGTGCTGATGCCGCTACTCGACATCATGCAAACGATGCCGAGCTTCGTGTATCTGATCCCGGTGTTGATGCTCTTTGGCCTGGGCAAAGTACCGGCGATCTTCGCCACCGTCATTTACGCCGCGCCGCCGCTGATCCGCCTGACGGATCTGGGCATTCGGCAGGTGGATGGCGAGGTGATGGAGGCGATCAACGCGTTCGGCGCCAATCGCTGGCAGCAACTGTTCGGCGTGCAACTGCCGCTGGCCCTGCCGAGCATCATGGCCGGTATCAACCAGACCACGATGATGGCGCTGTCGATGGTGGTGATTGCCTCGATGATCGGCGCTCGCGGCCTGGGTGAAGACGTGCTGATCGGCATTCAAACGCTGAACGTCGGACGCGGCCTTGAAGCCGGTCTGGCGATCGTGATCCTCGCGGTGGTGATCGACCGCATCACGCAGGCCTATGGCCGACCACGGCATGAGGCCAACAAATGA